From a single Kitasatospora sp. NBC_00458 genomic region:
- a CDS encoding acyl-CoA dehydrogenase family protein has protein sequence MTVVALDERLRALRGAAAETAVELRAHALALDAAPHETGPHLKTDAFDLIRRCTTPERFGGDPLRVGRFRFSPGSSLDTLVWMVELAHGDAGMVLAAPGPSLTGILVDQLGDDGQQEWFHRSVADGATWAFFAVTEPGRGSDAAGLETALERESPGLYRLHGTKKYIGNGARGAVGVVFARTGSGPLSIRAALVEAADPGFDGRELPMVGLRGAALGEIRLTGVAVPEERLLARHLPPTRRGLWGAVRVFNTVRPQVAALAVGTGLACLDLVRAERPGAPGLDAVEARLEACRDLVYRAGAALDRDRDDGLLPSTAKIAAVAAAREAARWAVRSLGPAALVDHPLLEKWTRDVGAFEFMEGTTDIQRLHVARSVVRGGGRTGGRS, from the coding sequence GTGACCGTGGTCGCACTCGACGAACGACTCAGGGCGCTGCGCGGCGCCGCCGCCGAGACGGCGGTCGAGCTGCGTGCGCACGCGCTGGCCCTCGACGCGGCCCCGCACGAGACCGGGCCCCACCTCAAGACCGACGCCTTCGACCTGATCCGCCGGTGCACCACCCCGGAGCGGTTCGGCGGCGACCCGCTGCGCGTGGGCCGTTTCCGCTTCTCCCCCGGCTCGTCCCTGGACACGCTCGTCTGGATGGTCGAACTCGCCCACGGCGACGCGGGGATGGTGCTGGCCGCCCCCGGTCCCAGCCTCACCGGGATCCTGGTCGACCAGCTCGGCGACGACGGGCAGCAGGAGTGGTTCCACCGCTCCGTGGCCGACGGCGCCACCTGGGCGTTCTTCGCGGTGACCGAACCGGGCCGGGGCAGCGACGCCGCGGGCCTGGAGACCGCGCTGGAGCGCGAGAGCCCCGGCCTGTACCGGCTGCACGGGACGAAGAAGTACATCGGCAACGGTGCCCGCGGCGCGGTCGGCGTGGTCTTCGCCCGGACCGGCAGCGGCCCGCTGTCCATCCGCGCCGCCCTGGTCGAGGCCGCCGACCCCGGCTTCGACGGGCGGGAGCTGCCGATGGTCGGCCTGCGCGGCGCGGCGCTCGGCGAGATCCGGCTCACCGGCGTCGCCGTGCCGGAGGAGCGCCTGCTGGCCCGGCACCTGCCGCCGACCCGGCGCGGCCTGTGGGGGGCGGTCCGCGTGTTCAACACGGTCCGGCCGCAGGTGGCCGCGCTCGCCGTCGGCACCGGGCTGGCCTGCCTGGACCTGGTGCGCGCCGAACGCCCGGGCGCACCGGGCCTCGACGCGGTCGAGGCCCGGCTGGAGGCCTGCCGCGACCTCGTCTACCGGGCCGGGGCCGCCCTGGACCGGGACCGGGACGACGGCCTGCTGCCCAGCACCGCCAAGATCGCCGCGGTGGCGGCGGCCCGCGAGGCCGCCCGCTGGGCGGTCCGCTCGCTCGGCCCGGCCGCCCTGGTCGACCACCCGCTGCTGGAGAAGTGGACCCGCGACGTGGGCGCCTTCGAGTTCATGGAGGGCACCACCGACATCCAGCGCCTGCACGTGGCGCGTTCGGTGGTCCGCGGCGGCGGCCGGACGGGCGGTCGGTCGTGA
- a CDS encoding MupA/Atu3671 family FMN-dependent luciferase-like monooxygenase, with amino-acid sequence MDLSLFFFADTATDGDRYQLLLESARFADAHGFTAVWTPERHFHRLGGQFPNPSLTGAALAAVTERVAIRAGSVVAPLHHPVRIAEEWSVVDNLSNGRAGVSFASGWHVRDFVFQPENFQDRKNIMVETARTVQRLWRGEEVEFDGAEGERRAVRLFPRPVQPELPVWITAAGSPQTFRIAGRLGAGVLTHQLGQEHDALERNIATYREALAEEHHGTERGHVVLMLHTLLGEDRERVRELVREPLTDFLRSSMDLQSSGPAAPGPDGFSVDRMSSQDRDFLISRSFDRLFSTAGLFGTVDDGVEVVRRLAAMGVDEIACLVDFGVDRQEVMKSLHHLDALRARIAGPGGADGAPGTDGAGGAPGTAGPAGS; translated from the coding sequence ATGGACCTCAGCCTCTTCTTCTTCGCCGACACCGCCACCGACGGGGACCGGTACCAGCTGCTGCTGGAGAGCGCCCGCTTCGCCGACGCCCACGGCTTCACCGCGGTGTGGACCCCCGAGCGGCACTTCCACCGTCTGGGCGGGCAGTTCCCCAACCCCTCGCTGACGGGCGCCGCCCTGGCCGCGGTGACCGAGCGGGTGGCGATCCGGGCCGGCAGCGTGGTCGCACCGCTGCACCACCCGGTCCGGATCGCGGAGGAGTGGTCCGTCGTCGACAACCTCTCCAACGGCCGGGCCGGGGTCTCCTTCGCGTCCGGCTGGCACGTCCGGGACTTCGTGTTCCAGCCGGAGAACTTCCAGGACCGCAAGAACATCATGGTCGAGACGGCCCGGACGGTGCAGCGGCTCTGGCGCGGCGAGGAGGTCGAGTTCGACGGGGCCGAGGGCGAGCGGCGCGCCGTCCGGCTGTTCCCCCGCCCGGTCCAGCCGGAGCTGCCGGTCTGGATCACGGCCGCCGGCTCCCCGCAGACCTTCCGGATCGCGGGGCGGCTGGGCGCGGGCGTGCTGACCCACCAGCTCGGCCAGGAGCACGACGCGCTGGAGCGCAACATCGCCACCTACCGGGAGGCGCTCGCCGAGGAGCACCACGGCACCGAGCGCGGGCACGTCGTGCTGATGCTGCACACCCTGCTCGGCGAGGACCGCGAGCGGGTGCGCGAGCTGGTCCGCGAGCCGCTCACCGACTTCCTGCGCAGCTCGATGGACCTCCAGTCCTCCGGTCCCGCCGCGCCGGGGCCGGACGGCTTCTCGGTGGACCGGATGTCCTCGCAGGACCGGGACTTCCTGATCTCCCGCTCCTTCGACCGCCTCTTCTCCACGGCGGGACTGTTCGGGACGGTCGACGACGGCGTGGAGGTGGTCCGCCGGCTCGCGGCGATGGGGGTGGACGAGATCGCGTGTCTCGTCGACTTCGGCGTGGACCGGCAGGAGGTCATGAAGTCGCTGCACCACCTGGACGCGCTGCGCGCCCGGATCGCCGGTCCGGGCGGCGCGGACGGCGCTCCCGGCACGGACGGCGCGGGCGGCGCTCCCGGCACTGCGGGCCCCGCCGGGAGCTGA
- a CDS encoding adenosine deaminase, which yields MPLPKAELHLHIEGTLEPELAFALAARNGVTLPYADSAELRRAYAFSDLQSFLDLYYALMAVLRTEEDFADLAEAYLARAAAQGVRHAEIFFDPQAHTARGVPLAVVVDGLGRALDRSAERHGISTGLIMCFLRDESAESALETFEAARPWFGGRITGIGLDSAEVGHPPAKFREVYRLAAEAGLHRVAHAGEEGPAAYITEALDVLGVERIDHGLRCLEDPELVERLVREQIPLTLCPLSNVRLRCVDTLADHPLPAILDAGLLATVNSDDPAYFGGYVGDNFRALDDALHLGRETLRLLAANSFRAAFLPEQRRAELLAEVAAYAFPDDAA from the coding sequence ATGCCCCTCCCCAAGGCCGAACTCCACCTGCACATCGAAGGCACCCTGGAGCCCGAACTCGCCTTCGCGCTCGCCGCCCGCAACGGTGTCACCCTGCCGTACGCGGACAGCGCGGAACTGCGCCGTGCCTACGCGTTCAGCGACCTGCAGTCCTTCCTCGACCTGTACTACGCGCTGATGGCCGTGCTGCGGACCGAGGAGGACTTCGCCGACCTCGCCGAGGCCTACCTGGCCCGGGCGGCCGCCCAGGGCGTCCGGCACGCGGAGATCTTCTTCGACCCGCAGGCGCACACCGCCCGCGGCGTCCCGCTCGCCGTGGTGGTGGACGGCCTCGGGCGGGCGCTGGACCGCAGCGCCGAGCGGCACGGCATCAGCACCGGGCTGATCATGTGCTTCCTGCGCGACGAGTCCGCCGAGTCGGCCCTGGAGACCTTCGAGGCCGCCCGCCCCTGGTTCGGCGGCCGGATCACCGGCATCGGGCTGGACTCCGCCGAGGTCGGCCACCCGCCCGCCAAGTTCCGCGAGGTCTACCGCCTCGCCGCCGAGGCCGGACTGCACCGGGTCGCCCACGCCGGCGAGGAGGGCCCGGCCGCCTACATCACCGAGGCCCTGGACGTCCTCGGCGTCGAGCGGATCGACCACGGCCTGCGCTGCCTGGAGGACCCGGAGCTGGTCGAGCGCCTGGTCCGCGAGCAGATCCCGCTCACCCTCTGCCCGCTCTCCAACGTCCGCCTCCGCTGCGTCGACACCCTCGCCGACCACCCCCTCCCGGCGATCCTCGACGCCGGGCTGCTGGCCACCGTCAACTCCGACGACCCCGCGTACTTCGGCGGCTACGTCGGCGACAACTTCCGGGCCCTGGACGACGCCCTCCACCTCGGCCGGGAGACCCTGCGGCTGCTGGCCGCCAACTCCTTTCGCGCCGCCTTCCTGCCGGAGCAGCGGCGGGCGGAGCTGCTGGCCGAGGTGGCGGCGTACGCGTTCCCGGACGACGCCGCCTGA
- a CDS encoding RICIN domain-containing protein: MKLIKRTAAVVASTAVLAGGMTFLAAGQASAASGYVTLTNLATSRVLDSNGNGNVYTLAANGGSYQVWYANDLGGSTYTLRNLATGLCLDSNGAGNAYTLGCNGGNYQKWVKSWAGNGYAYQNVATGLYLDSNVNGNVYTLGGNGGSFQKWN, encoded by the coding sequence ATGAAGCTCATCAAGCGCACCGCTGCCGTCGTCGCCTCGACGGCGGTCCTCGCCGGCGGGATGACGTTCCTGGCCGCCGGCCAGGCCAGTGCCGCGTCCGGCTACGTCACGCTCACCAACCTCGCCACCAGCCGCGTCCTGGACAGCAACGGCAACGGCAACGTCTACACGCTGGCCGCCAACGGCGGCTCCTACCAGGTCTGGTACGCCAACGACCTGGGCGGATCCACCTACACCCTGCGAAACCTGGCCACCGGCCTCTGCCTCGACAGCAACGGCGCCGGCAACGCCTACACCCTCGGCTGCAACGGCGGCAACTACCAGAAGTGGGTCAAGAGCTGGGCCGGCAACGGCTACGCCTACCAGAACGTCGCGACCGGGCTCTACCTGGACAGCAACGTCAACGGGAACGTCTACACCCTGGGCGGCAACGGCGGCTCTTTCCAGAAGTGGAACTGA
- a CDS encoding NADP-dependent succinic semialdehyde dehydrogenase produces MPIASVNPATGETLETFEPLDSAGIEVRLARADEAFRSYRTSSFPYRAGLLRRAADLLDEDLEAVARTMTEEMGKPLTAARAEAAKCAKAMRWYAEHAESLLADEHPDPADVADSGAARAYVRYRPLGAVLAVMPWNFPFWQVVRFAAPALMAGNVGLLKHASNVPRTAVALEELFLRAGFPEGCFQTLLIGSGAVEDVIRDPRVAAVTLTGSEPAGRAVAATAADEVKKAVLELGGSDPFVVLPSADVDAAAATAVRARAQNNGQSCIAAKRFVVHADVYERFTAAFTEGMRALRVGDPMDEATEVGPLASRQGRDELAELVEDARAHGARVECGGRRPEGLDAGWFYEPTVLTGITPAMRIHQEETFGPVATVYRAADLDEAVALANDTPFGLSSNVWTEDPAEQERFVRDVQAGGVFFNGMTASHPALPFGGVKRSGFGRELSGHGIREFCNVTTVWVA; encoded by the coding sequence ATGCCCATCGCAAGCGTGAACCCCGCGACCGGCGAGACCCTGGAGACCTTCGAGCCGCTGGACTCCGCCGGCATCGAGGTCCGGCTGGCCCGCGCCGACGAGGCGTTCCGCAGCTACCGCACCAGCTCCTTCCCGTACCGGGCCGGCCTGCTCCGGCGCGCCGCGGACCTGCTCGACGAGGACCTCGAAGCGGTGGCCCGGACCATGACGGAGGAGATGGGCAAGCCGCTCACCGCCGCCCGCGCCGAGGCCGCCAAGTGCGCCAAGGCGATGCGCTGGTACGCCGAGCACGCGGAGTCCCTGCTCGCCGACGAGCACCCCGACCCGGCCGACGTGGCCGACTCGGGGGCCGCCCGCGCCTACGTCCGGTACCGGCCGCTGGGCGCGGTCCTGGCGGTGATGCCGTGGAACTTCCCGTTCTGGCAGGTGGTCCGGTTCGCCGCCCCGGCCCTGATGGCGGGCAACGTCGGCCTGCTCAAGCACGCGTCCAACGTGCCGCGCACGGCGGTGGCCCTGGAGGAGCTGTTCCTCCGGGCCGGGTTCCCGGAGGGCTGCTTCCAGACCCTGCTGATCGGCTCGGGCGCGGTCGAGGACGTGATCCGCGACCCCCGGGTGGCGGCGGTGACGCTCACCGGCAGCGAGCCGGCCGGGCGGGCGGTGGCGGCCACCGCGGCCGACGAGGTGAAGAAGGCGGTGCTGGAACTGGGCGGCAGCGACCCGTTCGTGGTGCTGCCGAGCGCCGACGTGGACGCGGCCGCCGCCACCGCCGTCCGGGCCCGCGCCCAGAACAACGGCCAGTCCTGCATCGCCGCCAAGCGCTTCGTCGTGCACGCCGACGTCTACGAGCGGTTCACCGCGGCGTTCACGGAGGGCATGCGGGCGCTGCGGGTCGGCGACCCGATGGACGAGGCCACCGAGGTCGGCCCGCTGGCCAGCCGGCAGGGGCGGGACGAGCTCGCCGAACTCGTCGAGGACGCGCGGGCGCACGGCGCGCGGGTGGAGTGCGGCGGGCGCCGCCCCGAGGGCCTGGACGCGGGCTGGTTCTACGAGCCGACGGTGCTGACCGGCATCACCCCGGCGATGCGGATCCACCAGGAGGAGACCTTCGGCCCGGTCGCCACCGTCTACCGGGCCGCCGACCTGGACGAGGCGGTGGCGCTGGCCAACGACACGCCGTTCGGGCTGAGCTCCAACGTCTGGACCGAGGACCCGGCCGAGCAGGAGCGGTTCGTCCGGGACGTCCAGGCCGGCGGGGTGTTCTTCAACGGGATGACCGCCTCGCACCCGGCGCTGCCGTTCGGCGGGGTCAAGCGCTCGGGCTTCGGCCGGGAGCTGTCCGGCCACGGCATCCGGGAGTTCTGCAACGTCACGACGGTCTGGGTCGCCTGA
- the acpS gene encoding holo-ACP synthase: protein MRVGIDLLEIARFARIAAHPGGRRMVFSATELARADELAAPRREEYLAGRFCAKEATAKALGRGLGQGLGWREIEVLSDAHGAPEVRLSGGARNVAAQAGIDRIDLSLSHQGGLVVCVAIALAAGGTGTAAH from the coding sequence GTGAGAGTCGGCATCGACCTGCTGGAGATCGCCCGGTTCGCCCGGATCGCCGCCCACCCCGGCGGCCGGCGGATGGTGTTCTCCGCGACGGAACTCGCCCGCGCGGACGAGCTCGCCGCCCCGCGCCGCGAGGAGTACCTGGCCGGCCGGTTCTGCGCCAAGGAGGCCACCGCGAAGGCGCTCGGCCGCGGGCTCGGCCAGGGGCTCGGCTGGCGTGAGATCGAGGTGCTCTCCGACGCCCACGGCGCGCCGGAGGTCCGGCTCAGCGGAGGCGCCAGGAACGTCGCCGCGCAGGCCGGGATCGACCGGATCGACCTGTCGCTCAGCCACCAGGGCGGCCTGGTGGTCTGCGTGGCGATCGCCCTTGCTGCGGGCGGGACCGGCACCGCAGCGCACTGA
- a CDS encoding DUF6158 family protein, translating into MQHPDAPHPRPEGISPHALGNDTLLHELEQLHRTRHETFLYGSEDALKRHTLRMGQLEAEYLHRFPNRLITAGRTRAGARAREAAARVESLPD; encoded by the coding sequence ATGCAGCACCCCGACGCCCCGCACCCGAGGCCGGAGGGCATCTCCCCGCACGCCCTGGGCAACGACACGCTGCTGCACGAGCTGGAGCAGCTGCACCGGACCCGGCACGAGACCTTCCTGTACGGCTCCGAGGACGCACTGAAGCGGCACACCCTGCGGATGGGGCAACTGGAGGCGGAGTACCTGCACCGCTTCCCGAACCGCCTGATCACCGCCGGCCGGACCAGGGCCGGCGCCCGCGCCCGGGAGGCCGCGGCCCGGGTGGAGTCGCTGCCGGACTGA
- a CDS encoding ArsR/SmtB family transcription factor, whose product MTEQPDAPTGAARGEVRQISDSRVLAALTHPVRRRLLDVLAVDGPATVGLLAERTGQAVGSISHHLKVLAGADLVEEAPELARDRRERWWRPGSGTPRWSRADFESDPVDAAVADAAGSLQLERQAALVRGWLTARPDYPAEWREGCAVATDTWLRLTPEEARELAADLVGVLEKWAARPVPEDGRVRESVFAFAHSVPARP is encoded by the coding sequence ATGACCGAGCAACCAGACGCCCCGACCGGTGCCGCACGCGGCGAGGTCCGGCAGATCTCCGACTCCCGCGTCCTCGCCGCCCTCACCCACCCCGTCCGCCGCCGCCTGCTCGACGTCCTCGCGGTGGACGGCCCCGCCACCGTCGGCCTGCTGGCCGAGCGCACCGGCCAGGCCGTCGGCAGCATCAGCCACCACCTCAAGGTGCTGGCCGGCGCCGACCTGGTCGAGGAGGCCCCCGAGCTGGCCCGCGACCGCCGCGAGCGGTGGTGGCGGCCCGGCTCCGGCACCCCGCGGTGGAGCCGCGCCGACTTCGAGTCCGACCCGGTGGACGCGGCGGTCGCCGACGCGGCCGGCTCGCTCCAGCTGGAACGCCAGGCGGCGCTGGTCCGCGGCTGGCTCACCGCCCGGCCGGACTACCCGGCGGAGTGGCGGGAGGGCTGCGCGGTCGCCACGGACACCTGGCTGCGGCTCACCCCGGAGGAGGCCCGCGAGCTGGCGGCCGACCTGGTGGGGGTCCTGGAGAAGTGGGCCGCCCGGCCGGTACCGGAGGACGGGCGGGTCAGGGAGTCCGTCTTCGCCTTCGCCCACAGCGTCCCGGCCCGGCCGTGA
- a CDS encoding DUF2079 domain-containing protein: MRFIPWAVALSLFLVYSFFTIRRHELLLTSGYDLGIFEQGVRGYAEGRGPIVELKGPGFNLLGDHFSPVLAALAPFYWLWPSAKVLLLGQSALLAVAAVPISRWALRSIGPAAALITGFGYGASWGLASALGFDFHEISFAVPLVAFSAAALGERRWAAAFAWAAPLVLVKEDLGITVAAVGAYILWRGDRRIGAAAVAFGVAASLLELLVLLPAMSPGGSFAYWDNLSGGSGGRNLLTLPLDLITPGEKVRTVLLLLAPTMLLAVRSPLMLVALPTLGWRLLSNNPAYWGTNYHYSAVLMPIVFAAFVDVLVRARANPGVLHRRAARAALPVSLAVTVALLPGFAFSQLFTLELWRTPARVEAARSVLAAVPDDARIAASNRLVPQLTNRCEVIVFGWPQNWSTAEWIVVDEDRPMGWPLTPERERQEVAAAKQSGYRVVRSDHGITLLQRTAPAAQPGSTSGTATGTTG, encoded by the coding sequence GTGCGGTTCATTCCCTGGGCGGTCGCCCTCAGTCTTTTCCTGGTCTATTCCTTCTTCACCATCCGCCGTCACGAGCTGCTCCTCACCAGTGGGTACGACCTCGGCATCTTCGAACAGGGCGTCCGCGGCTACGCCGAGGGACGCGGCCCGATCGTCGAGCTGAAGGGCCCCGGATTCAACCTGCTCGGTGACCACTTCTCGCCGGTCCTCGCCGCCCTCGCCCCGTTCTACTGGCTCTGGCCCTCCGCCAAGGTGCTGCTGCTCGGCCAGTCCGCGCTGCTCGCGGTCGCCGCCGTGCCGATCAGCCGCTGGGCGCTGCGCAGCATCGGGCCCGCCGCCGCGCTGATCACGGGCTTCGGCTACGGCGCCTCCTGGGGGCTGGCCTCGGCGCTCGGCTTCGACTTCCACGAGATCAGCTTCGCCGTGCCGCTGGTCGCCTTCTCGGCGGCGGCGCTCGGGGAGCGGCGGTGGGCGGCCGCGTTCGCCTGGGCCGCACCGCTGGTCCTGGTCAAGGAGGACCTCGGCATCACCGTCGCCGCGGTCGGCGCGTACATCCTCTGGCGCGGCGACCGCCGGATCGGCGCGGCCGCCGTCGCCTTCGGCGTGGCCGCCTCGCTGCTCGAACTGCTGGTGCTGCTCCCGGCCATGAGCCCCGGCGGCAGCTTCGCCTACTGGGACAACCTGAGCGGCGGCTCGGGCGGCCGCAACCTGCTCACCCTCCCGCTCGACCTCATCACCCCGGGCGAGAAGGTCCGGACCGTCCTGCTGCTGCTCGCCCCGACCATGCTGCTGGCCGTCCGCTCCCCGCTGATGCTGGTGGCCCTGCCCACCCTCGGCTGGCGGCTGCTCTCCAACAACCCCGCCTACTGGGGCACCAACTACCACTACAGCGCCGTCCTGATGCCGATCGTGTTCGCCGCCTTCGTGGACGTCCTGGTGAGGGCCCGCGCCAACCCCGGCGTCCTGCACCGGCGGGCCGCCCGGGCCGCGCTGCCGGTCAGCCTCGCCGTCACGGTCGCGCTGCTGCCCGGCTTCGCGTTCAGCCAGTTGTTCACCCTCGAACTCTGGCGCACCCCGGCCCGGGTCGAGGCCGCCCGGTCGGTCCTGGCCGCCGTCCCGGACGACGCCCGGATCGCCGCCTCCAACCGGCTGGTGCCCCAGCTCACCAACCGCTGCGAGGTGATCGTGTTCGGCTGGCCGCAGAACTGGTCGACCGCCGAGTGGATCGTGGTGGACGAGGACCGGCCGATGGGCTGGCCGCTGACGCCCGAACGCGAGCGCCAGGAAGTCGCCGCCGCCAAGCAGAGCGGCTACCGCGTGGTCCGCAGCGACCACGGCATCACCCTGCTCCAGCGGACCGCCCCCGCGGCGCAGCCCGGAAGCACCTCCGGGACCGCCACCGGGACCACCGGCTGA
- a CDS encoding MFS transporter produces MTAAPEARAAGAAAAAVPPGSRWGLLARRDFRLLWAGEGVSRLGSAVTAVALPLVAVVTLDAGPAAAGLLSAAVWLPWLLFGLPAGVWVGRWSRRAVLVRCDLVSALLYASVPAAAWLGVLTLAQLLVVALLAGTAAVFFGAAYQAYLPELVRPEELTEGNAKLQGSASAAQVAGPGLAGLTVQVFGAAAGLLVDAASFLAAAALLALIRRGREPERRAGWAGRDGVSGGSRAGASGGSLGGDVREGLAFIRRDPYLRALLRYGAAANFALAGYQAVAVLFLLREVGAAPAAVGWLAAAGACGGVLGAALARPVGRRYGTARGTRFVLSAATPFGLLLPLAGPGAGLVPYAVGSAVMVAGVVSANVVFGGFRQSYAPPVLLSRVVATSQVANHATIPLGALAGGALGAGLGLRETMWIMTSLLVLSGGVLLASPIRAVRDLPAGPAAGPAAGPVRASRS; encoded by the coding sequence GTGACGGCGGCGCCGGAGGCTCGGGCCGCGGGGGCCGCCGCGGCCGCGGTGCCGCCCGGCTCGCGGTGGGGACTGCTCGCGCGGCGTGACTTCCGGCTGCTCTGGGCCGGGGAGGGCGTCAGCCGGCTCGGTTCCGCCGTCACCGCGGTCGCGCTCCCGCTGGTCGCGGTGGTCACGCTGGACGCCGGACCGGCCGCGGCCGGCCTGCTGAGCGCGGCCGTCTGGCTGCCCTGGCTGCTGTTCGGGCTGCCGGCCGGGGTCTGGGTCGGCCGGTGGTCCCGGCGGGCGGTGCTGGTCCGGTGCGACCTGGTCTCGGCGCTGCTGTACGCGTCCGTGCCGGCGGCCGCGTGGCTGGGGGTGCTGACCCTGGCCCAGCTGCTGGTGGTCGCCCTGCTCGCGGGCACCGCGGCGGTGTTCTTCGGCGCCGCGTACCAGGCCTACCTGCCGGAGCTGGTCCGGCCGGAGGAGCTGACCGAGGGCAACGCCAAGCTGCAGGGCAGCGCCTCGGCGGCCCAGGTGGCCGGTCCGGGGCTGGCCGGGCTCACCGTCCAGGTGTTCGGCGCGGCCGCCGGGCTGCTCGTCGACGCGGCGAGCTTCCTGGCCGCCGCCGCGCTGCTGGCGCTGATCCGGCGCGGCCGGGAGCCGGAGCGGCGGGCCGGGTGGGCCGGGCGGGACGGGGTGTCGGGCGGATCGCGGGCCGGGGCGTCGGGCGGCTCGCTGGGCGGCGACGTCCGGGAGGGCCTGGCGTTCATCCGCCGTGACCCGTACCTGCGGGCGCTGCTCCGGTACGGGGCGGCGGCCAACTTCGCGCTGGCCGGCTACCAGGCGGTCGCCGTGCTGTTCCTGCTCCGGGAGGTGGGCGCGGCCCCGGCGGCGGTCGGCTGGCTCGCGGCCGCCGGGGCGTGCGGCGGGGTGCTCGGCGCCGCGCTGGCGCGTCCGGTCGGCCGGCGGTACGGGACGGCGCGCGGGACGCGGTTCGTCCTGTCGGCCGCCACGCCCTTCGGCCTGCTGCTGCCGCTCGCCGGGCCGGGGGCGGGCCTGGTGCCGTACGCGGTCGGCTCGGCGGTGATGGTCGCCGGGGTGGTGTCGGCCAATGTGGTGTTCGGCGGCTTCCGGCAGTCCTACGCCCCGCCGGTGCTGCTCTCCCGGGTGGTGGCGACCTCGCAGGTGGCCAACCACGCGACCATCCCGCTCGGCGCGCTCGCGGGGGGCGCGCTCGGTGCGGGGCTCGGGCTGCGGGAGACGATGTGGATCATGACCTCGCTGCTGGTGCTCAGCGGGGGCGTCCTGCTCGCCTCGCCGATCCGGGCGGTCCGCGACCTTCCCGCCGGGCCCGCCGCCGGGCCTGCCGCCGGACCGGTCCGGGCGAGCAGATCGTAG